From the Lolium rigidum isolate FL_2022 chromosome 2, APGP_CSIRO_Lrig_0.1, whole genome shotgun sequence genome, one window contains:
- the LOC124689387 gene encoding uncharacterized protein LOC124689387, translating into MNFFHNQTAHLYQKSYGEFMNDRVPICSMTDLHREAYGNSMNDQVPLSSKHLLTKIKALYANTQNHHGGEGTSSRNLHLQTSHMLLQDIKGVYECQPTSRLVTLFDNLSFRERHDNPIMQQLSDVPRDERTLFVTFSNGYPLTKDELHDFFMRKYNLYARVQH; encoded by the exons ATGAACTTTTTCCATAATCAGACGGCACATCTGTACCAAAAATCCTATGGAGAATTCATGAATGATAGGGTTCCTATATGCTCG ATGACAGATCTACACAGAGAGGCATATGGCAATTCCATGAATGACCAGGTTCCTTTGAGCTCG AAGCACCTTCTGACCAAGATCAAGGCTTTGTATGCTAACACTCAAAATCATCATGGTGGAGAAGGCACAAGTTCTAGAAATCTGCATCTTCAAACAAGTCATATGCTCCTTCAAGATATAAAGGGAGTATACGAGTGTCAGCCAACCTCCCGTTTGGTGACATTGTTTGATAACTTGAGCTTCAGAGAGAGGCATGATAATCCA ATCATGCAGCAGCTATCTGACGTTCCACGTGATGAGAGAACTTTGTTTGTAACATTTTCCAATGGCTACCCACTGACCAAAGATGAACTGCACgattttttcatgag GAAATATAATTTGTATGCTCGTGTGCAGCATTAA